One Glycine max cultivar Williams 82 chromosome 3, Glycine_max_v4.0, whole genome shotgun sequence DNA window includes the following coding sequences:
- the LOC100793190 gene encoding ruBisCO-associated protein, with protein MAETCDSNNKVIREYHHDASFMSRCDIFTDVTEYQLCLAYAGESGKGNFEPKWDTDNVTPHLIEQFKLNCAASNLPVKVFVSIGGDDPFKVAAGGADDWVLNATTTLHHMINEYHIDGIDVNYTTILCNKKLFVNCFKDLIRGLREALCTTGFEASLAPDAATNEAFYLPLYRSIDTSWIGTVVFQCFVDFEPKDPNRSVEILVRQVEKIVEEYDYYDSKILLGYSAIKEDWNKVSPPLFFLALNRLVHSWPRVKGASVKVLSDTYAFIPPTWIPKLLSLAVSDPGKYP; from the coding sequence atggcAGAAACCTGCGACTCCAACAATAAAGTGATCCGTGAATACCATCATGATGCTTCCTTTATGTCAAGGTGTGACATCTTTACTGATGTTACCGAGTACCAACTGTGTCTGGCATATGCCGGAGAATCTGGTAAAGGAAACTTCGAACCTAAGTGGGACACAGACAATGTCACTCCCCACCTTATCGAGCAGTTCAAGCTAAATTGTGCTGCCTCGAATCTGCCAGTCAAAGTGTTTGTCAGCATCGGAGGAGATGACCCCTTCAAAGTTGCTGCTGGTGGTGCCGATGATTGGGTTCTCAATGCCACAACCACACTCCACCACATGATCAACGAGTACCACATCGATGGAATCGATGTTAACTACACCACAATCCTGTGcaacaaaaaattgtttgttaACTGCTTTAAGGATCTCATAAGGGGCCTAAGGGAAGCTCTATGCACCACTGGGTTTGAGGCTTCCTTAGCTCCAGATGCTGCCACCAATGAAGCTTTCTACTTGCCCTTGTACCGATCTATTGATACTTCTTGGATTGGAACTGTTGTGTTTCAGTGCTTCGTTGATTTCGAACCTAAAGATCCTAACAGATCAGTTGAAATCTTGGTGCGCCAGGTTGAGAAGATAGTGGAAGAGTATGATTATTATGACTCTAAGATCTTGCTTGGCTACAGCGCCATTAAGGAGGATTGGAATAAAGTTTCACCACCCCTCTTCTTTCTTGCTCTCAATCGCCTAGTGCATTCTTGGCCTAGGGTTAAGGGCGCATCTGTCAAGGTTCTTAGTGACACCTATGCCTTCATTCCCCCAACGTGGATCCCTAAACTCCTGTCTTTGGCCGTCTCCGATCCTGGAAAATATCCTTAA